Proteins encoded within one genomic window of Salipaludibacillus agaradhaerens:
- the floA gene encoding flotillin-like protein FloA (flotillin-like protein involved in membrane lipid rafts), translating to MITQEIGIWIGLALIVVVFAVLFTFVPVALWISAWAAGVKVGIFQLVGMRLRRVIPHRVVNPLIKAVKAGLDISTNKLEGHYLAGGNVDRVVNALIAAQRANIDLSFERCAAIDLAGRDVLEAVQMSVNPKVIETPFIAGVAMDGIEVKAKARITVRANIDRLVGGAGEDTVIARVGEGIVSTIGSAKNHKEVLENPDMISQTVLKKGLDAGTAFEILSIDIADIDIGKNIGAGLQTDQAEADKKIAQAKAEERRAMAVAQEQEMKARVEEMRAKVVEAEAEVPMAMSEALRSGNLGVMDYMNFNNVKADTDMRDSIGKATSDGEDEEGTTPPGARR from the coding sequence ATGATTACACAAGAAATTGGAATTTGGATAGGGCTAGCCCTTATCGTCGTAGTATTTGCAGTTTTATTTACATTTGTACCAGTAGCCCTCTGGATATCAGCGTGGGCCGCAGGAGTAAAAGTTGGTATTTTCCAACTCGTAGGGATGAGACTTCGTCGAGTTATTCCACACAGAGTTGTAAATCCACTTATTAAAGCGGTAAAAGCAGGTCTTGATATTAGCACAAATAAACTTGAAGGTCATTACCTTGCAGGAGGAAACGTTGACCGTGTTGTTAATGCATTGATTGCCGCACAACGAGCCAATATTGATTTAAGCTTTGAAAGATGTGCCGCTATCGATTTAGCTGGGCGTGACGTTCTTGAAGCTGTACAGATGAGCGTTAATCCAAAAGTGATTGAAACACCTTTCATTGCTGGTGTGGCAATGGATGGTATTGAAGTTAAGGCTAAAGCTAGAATTACAGTACGTGCAAACATTGATCGTCTTGTAGGGGGGGCCGGAGAAGATACAGTTATCGCCCGTGTAGGTGAAGGAATTGTATCAACAATCGGTTCGGCTAAAAATCATAAAGAAGTTTTAGAAAACCCTGATATGATTTCCCAAACGGTACTTAAAAAGGGATTAGATGCAGGAACAGCATTTGAAATTTTGTCCATCGATATTGCGGATATTGACATCGGCAAAAACATTGGGGCAGGCCTTCAAACAGACCAAGCTGAAGCAGATAAGAAAATTGCTCAAGCGAAAGCGGAAGAGCGTCGTGCAATGGCAGTAGCACAAGAACAAGAGATGAAGGCTCGTGTTGAAGAAATGCGTGCAAAAGTTGTAGAAGCTGAAGCTGAAGTGCCAATGGCAATGTCTGAAGCCCTGCGTTCAGGGAATCTTGGTGTCATGGATTATATGAACTTTAATAATGTAAAAGCAGATACAGATATGAGAGACTCCATTGGTAAAGCAACGAGTGATGGGGAAGATGAAGAGGGAACAACGCCACCAGGAGCACGTCGCTAA
- a CDS encoding NfeD family protein produces the protein MKVFKLLFYSSLFLLAIVLMVAPPKAESGGQGDLVYVIPVEKEVERGLEAFLNRSIQTAEEAGADHIVFEVHTPGGFVDAAGNIASLVRNTEVPTTAFIVGDALSAGAYISLNANEIVMAPGTRMGSAAVIDGSGNAAEDKAQSAWLASMREAAELNDRDPVYALAMADETIDISEYGAGEGNLLTLTPSQAMEVGYAEATVENREELLDYLNMEQAEVRETEITFAEQIARFVTNPIIIPILLSIGSLGLVLELYSPGFGVPGIMGASALFLYFFGHLVAGFAGWEAIILFGIGVVLIVLEVFSPSFGILGVLGIGAILASLVISSFSLMNILLSVVIAVIVTIIASIIFFKYASYKGPFRRVILTDQTNTEQGYVSNKNRHDIIGEIGEALTILRPSGTALLNDERLDVVSEGGYIEQGRKVKVISATGSRIVVREVAGEDLKRTKTEEEDK, from the coding sequence ATGAAAGTGTTTAAGCTATTATTTTATTCGTCGTTATTTTTATTAGCTATTGTATTAATGGTTGCCCCACCGAAAGCTGAGAGTGGAGGACAGGGCGATTTAGTATATGTTATTCCAGTTGAAAAAGAAGTTGAACGGGGATTAGAAGCTTTTTTAAATCGTTCTATTCAAACAGCTGAAGAAGCAGGTGCCGACCACATCGTATTTGAGGTCCACACACCAGGGGGGTTCGTTGATGCAGCTGGTAATATTGCGTCTTTAGTTAGAAACACCGAAGTACCAACAACTGCTTTTATTGTTGGTGATGCTCTATCAGCAGGTGCTTATATTTCTTTAAACGCCAATGAAATTGTGATGGCACCTGGTACACGAATGGGATCTGCAGCGGTTATTGACGGCTCTGGTAATGCGGCTGAAGATAAAGCCCAGTCAGCATGGCTTGCGAGTATGCGTGAAGCGGCAGAGTTGAACGACCGTGACCCTGTCTATGCCTTGGCAATGGCAGATGAAACAATCGATATAAGTGAATACGGAGCTGGAGAAGGTAATTTACTTACGTTAACACCTAGTCAGGCTATGGAAGTAGGCTATGCAGAAGCGACTGTTGAAAATCGGGAGGAACTTTTGGACTACCTGAACATGGAACAAGCTGAAGTGAGGGAGACAGAAATAACATTTGCTGAGCAAATTGCCCGTTTTGTTACTAATCCGATTATTATCCCAATTCTGTTATCTATTGGTAGCCTTGGGCTTGTCTTGGAGCTGTATTCACCTGGTTTTGGCGTACCTGGAATTATGGGAGCTTCAGCGCTATTTCTCTACTTTTTCGGGCATCTAGTGGCAGGCTTTGCAGGGTGGGAAGCGATCATTCTATTTGGTATCGGAGTTGTTTTAATTGTTCTAGAAGTTTTCTCGCCAAGCTTTGGTATTTTAGGAGTGCTGGGGATTGGCGCTATTTTGGCAAGCCTTGTCATTAGTTCTTTTTCACTAATGAATATCCTTTTATCTGTCGTAATTGCCGTTATCGTGACAATAATTGCTTCGATTATTTTCTTTAAATATGCGAGCTACAAGGGGCCGTTTAGACGGGTGATTTTAACTGACCAGACAAATACGGAGCAAGGATACGTGTCAAATAAAAATCGTCATGACATTATTGGTGAAATTGGAGAGGCATTAACGATCCTACGCCCGTCAGGAACTGCGTTATTAAATGACGAACGACTTGACGTTGTCTCTGAGGGAGGATATATTGAACAAGGAAGAAAAGTTAAGGTGATATCTGCAACTGGCTCCCGAATCGTCGTACGGGAAGTAGCTGGTGAGGATCTAAAGAGAACAAAGACTGAGGAGGAAGACAAATGA
- a CDS encoding GatB/YqeY domain-containing protein, producing the protein MNILDKLNQDMKDAMRNKEKQRLMVIRSVKSAIQNEVINKGENLSEDEVLTVLTREMKQRKESLHEFEQAARTDLVDKTNAEIQILTEYMPSQLSDSELRQIVEDTVSETSASSKADMGKVMGAIMPKVKGRADGSKVKEYVEQSLT; encoded by the coding sequence TTGAATATTCTTGATAAGTTGAATCAAGATATGAAAGACGCGATGAGGAACAAAGAAAAGCAACGTTTGATGGTTATTCGCTCTGTTAAATCCGCCATTCAAAATGAGGTAATTAACAAAGGCGAAAACTTGTCAGAAGACGAAGTTTTAACTGTTTTGACTCGAGAAATGAAACAACGTAAGGAATCCCTCCACGAATTTGAACAAGCAGCGCGCACTGATTTAGTTGATAAGACTAACGCTGAAATTCAAATATTAACGGAATATATGCCATCACAACTGTCTGACAGTGAACTCCGTCAAATTGTAGAAGACACAGTTTCTGAAACAAGTGCTTCTTCTAAGGCTGACATGGGGAAAGTGATGGGAGCTATCATGCCGAAAGTTAAAGGTCGAGCAGACGGCTCTAAAGTGAAAGAGTATGTGGAACAATCACTCACATAA
- the rpsU gene encoding 30S ribosomal protein S21 — translation MAETRVRKNESIDAALRRFKKTMSKEGTMAEVRKRKHYEKPSIKRKKKSEAARKRKF, via the coding sequence ATGGCAGAAACTCGTGTACGTAAGAATGAATCTATCGACGCTGCTCTTCGCCGCTTTAAAAAAACGATGTCTAAAGAAGGTACAATGGCAGAAGTTCGTAAGCGGAAGCATTATGAAAAACCGAGCATTAAGCGTAAGAAAAAGTCTGAAGCAGCTCGTAAGCGTAAGTTTTAA
- a CDS encoding Na/Pi symporter, with amino-acid sequence MNESVTFFTIYLALFLFGMIVMRHGLMLGFQKKLPAILHRFADKPWKGLLTGVLAATITQSSSAVMVITVGLVAVRAIPFHYSIGIMLGANIGTVATLEILAYDLSSISVPLLLTGSLFLFSKREKFFSIGCVLFGIAMMFISMHGFETLAYPLTSIPAIHYWFLETSQRVQLGVVTGLLMSSIVQSSSAVTAIAMSFMNEQLLELPSAVAIMLGANIGTCITAWFASLGASKEAKLTAYAHIWVNIIGVILCLPFLESFSTFISLLSLSPERQLAHAAFLFNVVSSLLFLPFSEQIARLLKWVHK; translated from the coding sequence ATGAATGAATCAGTCACATTTTTTACAATTTATCTTGCACTCTTTTTATTTGGTATGATCGTTATGAGGCACGGTTTAATGTTAGGTTTTCAAAAAAAATTACCTGCTATTTTACACCGTTTTGCTGATAAGCCTTGGAAAGGTCTTTTGACAGGGGTACTAGCTGCAACAATCACACAAAGTAGCTCCGCTGTCATGGTTATAACAGTGGGATTAGTAGCAGTTAGAGCTATTCCGTTCCATTATTCTATCGGGATTATGCTTGGTGCAAATATCGGAACTGTCGCCACGTTAGAAATTCTTGCCTATGATTTGTCTTCTATTTCAGTACCTCTGTTACTAACCGGTAGTCTATTTTTATTTTCGAAACGTGAGAAGTTTTTTTCGATTGGGTGCGTCTTATTCGGCATAGCCATGATGTTTATTTCCATGCATGGCTTTGAAACACTAGCCTATCCTCTTACATCCATTCCGGCTATACATTATTGGTTTTTGGAGACAAGCCAACGTGTTCAGCTAGGTGTAGTTACAGGGTTACTAATGAGTAGCATCGTCCAATCAAGTTCAGCTGTCACTGCTATAGCCATGAGCTTTATGAATGAGCAGCTGTTAGAATTACCGTCTGCTGTTGCTATTATGCTTGGTGCAAACATTGGAACATGTATTACAGCATGGTTTGCCAGTTTAGGGGCGTCAAAAGAAGCGAAACTGACTGCTTATGCTCATATTTGGGTAAACATAATTGGGGTTATTCTGTGCCTACCGTTTTTAGAAAGTTTTTCTACTTTTATTTCTTTGTTAAGCTTGTCACCAGAACGTCAGTTGGCTCATGCGGCTTTTCTTTTCAATGTCGTGAGTTCACTTCTATTTTTACCTTTCTCTGAACAAATCGCTCGACTTCTCAAATGGGTGCACAAGTAA
- the mtaB gene encoding tRNA (N(6)-L-threonylcarbamoyladenosine(37)-C(2))-methylthiotransferase MtaB: MPTVAFHTLGCKVNHYETEAIWQLFQSAGYNKTDYENKSDVYVINTCTVTNTGDKKSRQVIRRAIRKNPDAVVCVTGCYAQTSPAEVMAIPGVDIVVGTQDRHKLISYIEEFRESREPINGVGNIMKAREYEELDVPSFTDRTRASLKIQEGCNNFCTFCIIPWARGLLRSRKPEDVLQQAKQLVEAGYKEIVLTGIHTGGYGEDMKDCSLADLLTELEKVPGLKRIRISSIEASQITDEVIAVIDQSEKIVRHLHVPLQAGADSVLKRMRRKYSTGFYKERVNRLKKALPGLAVTSDVIVGFPGETEEEFKETYDFIREIGFSELHVFPYSKRTGTPAARMDNQVDDEIKNKRVHQLIELSNQQAKEYASMYEGDILEMIPEEPDKDKSDLLIGYTDNYMKVKVPLDQRLIGEIVKVKIEQAGYPYNIGSFVEVVKEEEREVVMEK, encoded by the coding sequence ATGCCAACTGTCGCTTTTCATACGTTGGGCTGTAAAGTGAATCATTACGAAACAGAAGCTATTTGGCAACTGTTTCAAAGTGCAGGCTATAATAAAACAGATTACGAAAATAAGTCGGACGTTTATGTGATCAATACGTGTACAGTCACAAATACAGGTGATAAAAAAAGTCGCCAAGTTATTCGACGTGCGATCAGAAAGAATCCCGATGCGGTTGTATGTGTTACAGGTTGTTATGCTCAAACATCTCCAGCTGAGGTCATGGCCATTCCAGGAGTGGATATTGTCGTAGGGACACAAGATCGTCATAAGCTTATCAGTTATATTGAAGAATTCAGGGAGAGCCGTGAACCTATTAATGGTGTAGGGAATATTATGAAAGCCCGTGAGTATGAAGAACTTGATGTGCCTTCATTTACCGACCGGACAAGGGCATCACTAAAAATACAGGAAGGGTGCAATAACTTCTGTACGTTCTGTATTATTCCGTGGGCAAGAGGCCTATTACGCTCACGGAAACCAGAGGATGTTTTACAACAAGCTAAGCAGCTCGTGGAAGCTGGCTATAAAGAAATTGTGCTTACTGGTATCCATACAGGTGGTTACGGAGAAGATATGAAGGATTGCAGTCTCGCAGACTTATTAACGGAGCTTGAAAAAGTTCCTGGGCTTAAAAGGATTAGAATTTCATCGATTGAGGCAAGCCAAATAACTGATGAAGTGATAGCTGTCATTGATCAATCTGAGAAAATCGTCCGTCATTTACATGTCCCTCTTCAGGCTGGTGCTGATTCTGTTCTAAAACGGATGCGAAGAAAGTACTCAACTGGCTTCTATAAAGAGAGGGTTAATCGTCTTAAAAAAGCTTTACCCGGCTTGGCTGTGACATCCGATGTCATCGTGGGCTTCCCTGGTGAAACGGAAGAGGAATTTAAGGAAACTTATGATTTTATAAGGGAAATTGGCTTTTCTGAACTTCACGTTTTCCCATATTCAAAACGAACAGGGACACCAGCAGCACGTATGGACAATCAAGTTGATGATGAAATTAAAAACAAACGAGTTCACCAGTTGATTGAATTATCTAATCAACAGGCTAAAGAGTATGCGTCTATGTATGAAGGAGACATACTAGAAATGATCCCAGAGGAACCTGATAAAGATAAGTCAGATTTACTTATTGGGTATACTGATAATTATATGAAAGTAAAAGTCCCGCTTGATCAGCGTCTAATAGGAGAGATTGTGAAAGTTAAAATTGAACAGGCTGGTTATCCATACAATATAGGTTCCTTTGTCGAAGTTGTAAAAGAAGAGGAACGAGAAGTTGTCATGGAAAAATAG
- a CDS encoding 16S rRNA (uracil(1498)-N(3))-methyltransferase, whose product MQRYFLNKVQFHDKQVLIDGETARHISKVMRMAPGDNIICCDGEGACHYCTLEKVSADDVRATITKELSDNTELPVKVTIAHGLPKGDKLELVIQKATELGASGFIPFQAERSVVKLDKKKELKKIERWRRIAKEASEQSHRQLMPRIEAVHSISALIDQFSSYSSVILAYEEDAKQHKNKAFHQSLSLLKPEDNLLFIVGPEGGFTDKEVTMMQNAGAISCSLGPRILRSETAPLYGLSAISFYFELSG is encoded by the coding sequence ATGCAGCGATATTTTTTAAATAAAGTGCAATTTCATGATAAGCAAGTTTTAATTGACGGTGAAACAGCACGACATATTAGCAAGGTTATGAGAATGGCGCCTGGTGATAATATAATATGTTGTGACGGAGAAGGGGCTTGCCACTATTGCACGTTAGAAAAAGTGTCAGCAGATGATGTGAGGGCAACGATAACAAAAGAGCTCTCGGATAATACAGAATTGCCTGTAAAGGTGACGATTGCTCACGGTTTGCCTAAGGGGGATAAGCTGGAGCTTGTTATTCAAAAAGCGACAGAGCTTGGAGCGTCCGGATTTATCCCTTTTCAAGCGGAAAGATCTGTTGTGAAATTGGATAAAAAGAAAGAATTAAAAAAAATTGAACGATGGCGCAGAATAGCGAAAGAGGCAAGTGAACAATCACACCGCCAACTGATGCCACGTATAGAGGCTGTCCACTCAATATCAGCGCTTATCGATCAATTTTCATCGTATTCAAGTGTTATTCTAGCTTATGAAGAAGACGCGAAACAACATAAAAATAAGGCCTTTCATCAATCACTTTCTTTATTAAAGCCAGAAGACAATCTTCTTTTCATAGTGGGGCCTGAAGGTGGCTTTACAGATAAAGAAGTGACAATGATGCAAAATGCTGGTGCTATAAGTTGTTCTTTAGGGCCTAGAATCTTACGTTCGGAAACGGCACCATTATATGGTTTGTCAGCCATATCATTTTATTTTGAATTATCGGGGTGA
- the prmA gene encoding 50S ribosomal protein L11 methyltransferase encodes MKWSEICIHTTQEAVEPVSNILHEAGASGVVIEDPDDLFKERESVFGEVYELSSDDYPEEGVMLKAYLPVNSFLGEAVEEIKEAINQLLLYDIDLGHNKVTLSEVNEEEWSTAWKKYYKPVKVSDHITITPTWEDYQPVGDEEVVIELDPGMAFGTGTHPTTVLCIQALERHLYDGASVVDVGTGTGVLSIAAAKLGAAKVHALDLDEVAVKSAKLNVKLNKVQEMVDVTQDNLLDNQALQTPDLIVANILAEVIVNMTDEAFQSLKTGGILITSGIIQTKRDMVKNALKSAGFVIKEITEMEDWLAFVAKKPE; translated from the coding sequence ATGAAGTGGTCTGAAATATGCATTCACACTACTCAAGAGGCAGTGGAACCAGTCAGTAACATCTTGCATGAAGCTGGTGCAAGTGGCGTTGTTATTGAAGACCCGGACGATCTTTTCAAAGAACGGGAATCTGTTTTTGGGGAAGTGTATGAATTATCCTCAGATGACTACCCTGAAGAGGGGGTTATGTTAAAAGCCTATCTCCCTGTCAATAGTTTCTTAGGTGAAGCTGTTGAGGAAATTAAAGAAGCCATTAACCAACTCCTTCTCTATGATATCGATCTCGGTCATAATAAGGTGACATTAAGTGAGGTTAATGAAGAAGAATGGTCCACCGCATGGAAAAAATATTATAAACCGGTTAAAGTCTCGGACCATATCACAATAACCCCTACATGGGAAGACTATCAACCTGTCGGTGACGAGGAGGTCGTGATTGAACTAGACCCAGGTATGGCATTTGGGACGGGGACACATCCAACGACCGTACTCTGTATCCAGGCATTGGAGCGTCATCTGTATGATGGCGCTTCAGTGGTGGATGTAGGTACAGGAACTGGTGTTTTAAGTATTGCAGCAGCTAAGTTAGGCGCTGCTAAGGTTCATGCGTTAGATTTAGATGAAGTGGCTGTGAAATCCGCCAAATTAAATGTGAAGCTTAATAAAGTTCAAGAGATGGTAGATGTGACTCAAGACAATTTATTAGATAACCAAGCTTTGCAAACGCCCGATTTAATTGTAGCCAATATTCTTGCAGAAGTGATTGTTAACATGACCGATGAGGCGTTTCAATCATTGAAAACGGGTGGAATACTCATTACATCAGGGATCATACAAACAAAACGTGATATGGTAAAAAACGCCTTAAAATCTGCTGGTTTTGTCATTAAAGAAATTACTGAAATGGAAGATTGGCTTGCGTTTGTAGCCAAGAAGCCGGAGTAG
- the dnaJ gene encoding molecular chaperone DnaJ: protein MSKRDYYEVLGVDKGASEAEIKKAYRKLARQYHPDVNKEADAEDKFKEVKDAYDTLSDSQKRAHYDQFGHTDPNQGFGGGAGGDFGGFSDIFDMFFGGGGGRRDPNAPRQGADMQYTMTLDFKEAVFGKETDIEIPREEECDTCLGSGAKPGTKPETCQHCGGSGQLNVEQNTPFGRVVNRRVCHHCEGTGKFIKNKCRTCGGQGKVKKRKKIHVKIPAGVDSGQQIRVSGQGEPGANGGPPGDLFVVFNVKSHEFFKRDGDDIFCEMPMTFVQAALGDEIEVPTLNGKVKLKVPAGTQTGTHFRLRGKGVPNVHGRGQGDQHIQMKVITPKKLTERQKELLREFSEISGNEMPDEQSENFFDKVKRAFKNFG from the coding sequence ATGAGCAAGCGTGATTATTACGAAGTTTTAGGTGTAGACAAAGGGGCTTCTGAAGCTGAAATTAAGAAAGCCTACCGAAAGCTAGCTCGACAATACCACCCGGACGTCAATAAAGAGGCGGATGCGGAGGATAAATTTAAAGAAGTAAAGGATGCTTATGATACGTTAAGCGATTCACAAAAACGTGCGCATTATGACCAGTTCGGTCATACTGATCCGAATCAAGGTTTTGGTGGAGGAGCCGGTGGCGACTTTGGTGGTTTCAGTGATATCTTTGATATGTTCTTTGGTGGGGGTGGCGGTAGACGAGACCCTAATGCACCAAGACAAGGTGCCGATATGCAATATACAATGACCTTAGATTTTAAAGAGGCTGTGTTTGGAAAAGAAACAGATATTGAGATACCGCGGGAAGAAGAATGTGACACATGTCTTGGTTCCGGGGCTAAGCCAGGAACAAAACCAGAGACGTGTCAACATTGCGGTGGCAGTGGTCAATTAAATGTGGAACAAAATACGCCATTTGGACGTGTCGTTAACCGCCGAGTGTGTCATCATTGCGAAGGTACAGGAAAATTTATTAAAAACAAATGTCGCACGTGTGGCGGCCAAGGAAAAGTAAAAAAACGTAAAAAAATACATGTAAAAATTCCTGCGGGTGTGGATAGTGGCCAACAGATCCGCGTTTCAGGGCAAGGTGAACCTGGAGCAAACGGGGGGCCTCCAGGGGATCTATTTGTTGTTTTCAATGTGAAGAGTCATGAGTTTTTTAAACGAGATGGTGATGATATTTTCTGCGAAATGCCGATGACCTTCGTACAAGCGGCTTTAGGTGATGAGATTGAAGTTCCGACTTTAAATGGGAAAGTCAAACTAAAAGTTCCAGCAGGTACACAAACAGGCACTCATTTCAGACTCCGGGGCAAAGGAGTTCCGAACGTTCATGGAAGAGGTCAAGGTGATCAACATATTCAAATGAAAGTCATTACACCTAAAAAGCTTACAGAACGACAAAAAGAGCTTCTTCGAGAGTTTTCAGAAATAAGTGGCAATGAAATGCCTGATGAACAAAGTGAGAATTTCTTCGATAAAGTAAAAAGGGCCTTTAAGAATTTTGGATAA
- the dnaK gene encoding molecular chaperone DnaK, which yields MSKVIGIDLGTTNSCVAVMEGGEPTVIANAEGARTTPSVVSFKDGERQVGEVAKRQMITNPNTITSIKRHMGTDYKVEAEGKNYTPQEISAIILQKLKADAEAYLGETVTKAVITVPAYFNDSQRQATKDAGKIAGLEVERIVNEPTAAALAYGLDKEEDQTILVYDLGGGTFDVSILELGDGFFEVKATSGDNKLGGDDFDQVIIDYLVEEFKKDNGIDLSQDKMALQRLKDAAEKAKKDLSGVAQTQISLPFITADQSGPKHLELSLSRAKFEDLSSHLVEKTMEPTRRALKDAGLSAGEVDKVVLVGGSTRIPAVQEAIKKVAGKDPHKGVNPDEVVALGAAVQAGVLTGDVKDVVLLDVTPLSLGIETMGAVMTKLIERNTTIPTSKSQVFSTAADNQPSVDIHVLQGEREMAADNKTLGRFQLTDIPPAPRGVPQIEVSFDIDANGIVNVRAKDLGTNKEQSITITSSSGLSDEEVEQMVKDAEANAEEDKKRREEIDLRNEADQLVFTTEKTLKDLGEENVDAADKEKAEEAKEKVKKALEGEDIEAIRSAKDELQEVVTQLTTKLYEQAAQQAQQAQGDQSEGQEGKSEDDVVDAEFEEVNDEDKKQ from the coding sequence ATGAGTAAAGTAATTGGAATTGATTTAGGAACAACGAACTCTTGTGTAGCTGTCATGGAAGGTGGCGAGCCTACCGTTATTGCTAATGCTGAAGGTGCAAGAACAACGCCTTCTGTTGTCTCATTTAAAGATGGAGAGCGACAAGTAGGGGAAGTAGCAAAACGTCAAATGATTACTAACCCTAATACGATCACGTCAATTAAACGTCATATGGGAACAGATTATAAGGTGGAAGCTGAGGGGAAAAACTATACACCTCAAGAAATTTCGGCAATTATTTTACAAAAATTAAAAGCTGATGCAGAAGCTTATTTAGGTGAAACAGTAACAAAAGCTGTTATTACGGTTCCAGCTTATTTCAACGATTCTCAAAGACAAGCAACTAAAGATGCTGGGAAAATTGCAGGTTTAGAAGTTGAACGAATCGTTAACGAACCAACTGCTGCTGCTTTAGCTTATGGTTTAGATAAAGAAGAAGATCAAACGATTCTCGTATATGACTTAGGTGGCGGTACATTTGACGTCTCGATCCTAGAACTAGGGGATGGATTCTTTGAAGTAAAAGCAACATCAGGTGATAATAAACTTGGTGGGGATGACTTTGACCAAGTTATCATTGATTACCTTGTTGAAGAATTTAAAAAGGATAATGGCATTGACTTATCTCAAGATAAAATGGCGTTACAACGTTTAAAAGATGCTGCTGAAAAAGCTAAAAAAGATTTATCTGGTGTAGCTCAAACACAAATTAGTTTGCCATTTATTACAGCGGATCAATCAGGACCAAAACACCTTGAACTTTCTTTATCACGTGCAAAATTTGAAGACTTGTCTTCTCACCTTGTTGAAAAAACAATGGAGCCAACACGCCGTGCATTGAAAGATGCAGGTCTATCAGCTGGAGAAGTTGATAAAGTTGTCCTTGTGGGTGGTTCTACTCGTATTCCAGCGGTTCAGGAAGCTATTAAAAAAGTGGCTGGAAAAGACCCTCATAAAGGGGTTAACCCTGATGAAGTTGTAGCACTTGGGGCAGCTGTTCAAGCTGGTGTCTTAACGGGTGATGTGAAAGACGTTGTTTTACTTGACGTAACACCACTTTCATTAGGAATTGAAACAATGGGTGCTGTCATGACGAAGCTAATTGAACGGAATACGACGATTCCTACAAGTAAGTCCCAAGTCTTCTCAACGGCGGCAGATAATCAGCCATCTGTGGATATTCACGTTCTTCAAGGTGAGCGTGAAATGGCCGCTGATAACAAAACATTAGGACGATTCCAACTAACAGACATTCCACCAGCACCTCGAGGTGTTCCACAAATCGAAGTATCGTTTGATATTGATGCTAACGGAATCGTGAATGTTCGTGCGAAAGATTTAGGTACAAATAAAGAACAATCCATTACAATTACATCGTCATCTGGTTTATCTGACGAAGAAGTTGAACAGATGGTAAAAGATGCGGAAGCGAATGCAGAAGAAGATAAAAAGCGCCGTGAAGAAATAGATCTTCGTAATGAAGCTGACCAACTCGTCTTTACTACTGAAAAAACGTTAAAAGATCTTGGCGAAGAGAACGTTGATGCGGCAGATAAAGAAAAAGCTGAAGAAGCAAAAGAAAAAGTGAAAAAAGCGCTTGAAGGGGAAGACATTGAAGCGATTCGCTCTGCTAAAGACGAGCTTCAAGAAGTAGTCACACAACTCACTACTAAGCTTTACGAACAAGCAGCACAACAAGCACAACAGGCGCAAGGTGACCAAAGTGAAGGTCAAGAAGGGAAATCCGAGGATGACGTTGTGGATGCAGAATTCGAAGAAGTAAATGATGAAGACAAGAAGCAATAA
- the grpE gene encoding nucleotide exchange factor GrpE yields MENDAKRNHEDILSEENTDSSEQPSSHEKDMAFTESDNIDEDIQSDEEEKSENDESDDMQELERKLADATNRMLRIQADYDNFRRRTKQEKESAAKYRSQSLAEKLLPALDNFERGMMITPQEEETKSLLQGMEMVYRQLKDALAEEGIEPIETVGKPFDPHYHQAVMQVETDEFESNVVVEEMQKGYQLKDKVIRPAMVKVNA; encoded by the coding sequence ATGGAAAACGATGCAAAAAGAAACCATGAAGACATTCTGTCAGAAGAGAATACAGACTCATCAGAACAACCGTCCTCACATGAAAAGGACATGGCATTTACTGAATCAGACAACATTGATGAAGATATACAGTCAGATGAGGAAGAGAAAAGTGAAAATGACGAGTCTGATGATATGCAAGAGTTAGAACGAAAGCTTGCAGATGCCACAAATCGTATGCTGCGAATTCAAGCTGATTATGATAATTTCAGACGCCGAACTAAGCAAGAAAAGGAATCGGCAGCTAAATATAGATCTCAAAGTTTGGCCGAAAAGTTGTTGCCAGCGCTAGATAATTTCGAGCGAGGTATGATGATTACGCCACAAGAAGAAGAAACGAAAAGCTTGTTACAAGGTATGGAAATGGTCTATCGCCAGCTAAAAGACGCATTGGCTGAAGAAGGTATTGAGCCGATTGAAACAGTGGGGAAGCCATTTGACCCTCATTACCATCAGGCTGTCATGCAAGTTGAAACTGATGAATTTGAATCAAATGTCGTGGTTGAAGAAATGCAAAAAGGATACCAACTAAAAGATAAAGTGATTAGACCGGCAATGGTTAAAGTTAACGCCTAA